Genomic segment of bacterium:
AACTACAATTCTTTTAACCACAAAGATCACAAAGAGTTTCACAAAAGAGTCAAAGATTTTTGAGAGAATAAATTTTTCCCTTTATTTCTTTGTGTATTCTTTGTGTACTTTGTGGTTAATTTCAGAGACCATCTAATTTTCTTCGTGTTCTTCGTGGTGAATAGTTACGCGCATCCAATGACTCTATTCGATAATTCATCAAATTTCACTTCGTGCTCTCCGTGCCCTTCGTGGTGAATAGTTACCGCCGTAGTTTTTCAATCTTCATTTCCAAACATCCCCATCTTTTTCCGATATTCTATAATTCTTGAAATTATTGTCTCAATATTTTCTTTCACGATATATTTGGTTCCGGAGATAAGGGTTATCGTGGTATCAGGGTTAGCTTCCATATTTTCGATTTGATGTGGGTTAAGAAAAAATTCACGACCATTAAGTCGAGTTAGTTTAATCATTTATCACCATTAAAAAGGCACAGTGCCAGGTGAAAGAATATATTTCTCTCTGTGCAATTTGTGGATTATTTGACTTGCACAGTTTGAATTATTTCCTTCCACCTGACCTATGCCTCTGCCCCAGTGACTCGTACGTGTTTAGCGTGTTCCAAATTGCGTTGATTTGAGACTTAACTCTTTGTTAAACAATAGGATACCGGTGCGAAATATTCCACAAGGAGTTTAATGCAAATATCAAACTGTAAAAATCAAAATGACAAAGCAAAATGCAAAAATACTTGTAAGGCAATAAATTAAACACGAAGTCAAGATTTTTGATATTTGATATGTCATTTTGCATTTTAATATCTAATTTTTGATTTTGTATTACACAACTTGTTGTGTTTGAAGTAGTTTCGCACTCAGTCAGTACCATTCATTTGTGCTCTCTGACCACGCTAAACAGGTACGGTGACTCTGGTCACCTTCCTAAAATTTCATTCTTTATCTAAAAATGTAACCTTTAACTGGTGGAAAACTGTGAAAAATATAGGATGTGTCCCTACTTTCTATTATAGTCTCTTCATCGCGATAATATCAATAAACATTTGGTCTGCGGTAGTTACGGTTCTTGAATTAGCCTGGAAGGCGCGCTGGGCAATAATCATATCAGCAAATTCTTGAACTAAGTCAACATTTGATTTCTCTAACTGACCTGCACTTATCGT
This window contains:
- a CDS encoding flagellar FlbD family protein; translated protein: MIKLTRLNGREFFLNPHQIENMEANPDTTITLISGTKYIVKENIETIISRIIEYRKKMGMFGNED